A window of the Acidobacteriota bacterium genome harbors these coding sequences:
- the tkt gene encoding transketolase — protein MAEQNSLDQLSINTIRTLAMDGVQKANSGHPGMPMGMAPSAYVLWTRVMRHNPKNPKWANRDRFILSAGHGSMLLYSLLHLTGYEDFTLDQLKSFRQWGSLTPGHPESELSAAIETTTGPLGQGFANGVGMAIGAEYLSAYFNRPGQELFDYHIYAIVSDGDLMEGVASEAASMAGHMKLGRLIYLYDDNSISIDGSTGLAFTEDRAKRFEAYGWHVQTVTDANDLTAIESAVNAAKADPRPSIICVKSVIGYGSPNKAGSQKAHGEPLGVEEIKLTKQNLGWPYEEPFTVPAEALENFRQCIARGAQDEAAWGEKFAAYEKAHSDKAQEWRDWASGKLPDGWQAKLPVFAPDKPMATREASGKVLNAIAASLPMLLGGSADLRPSNNTFLEGMGEFQAGNYGGRNFHFGVREHAMGSVMNGMALTRPLIPYGGTFMIFYDYMRPPVRLAAMMGIGPIYVYTHDSIGLGEDGPTHQPIEQLAGLRAVPNMTLIRPADANETAVAWRVAIEHRHGPTALALTRQKLPVYDRTKFGSAEGVAQGAYILSESPTGSVDVILIGTGSEVSVTVEAQAKLAEAGIGARVVSMPSWQLFDKQPLDYQESVLPPNVTARVAVEAGISMGWQKYVGDAGQVVSLDHYGASAPYQTLMEKFGFTADNVAACAKAVLGK, from the coding sequence ATGGCTGAACAAAACTCACTCGACCAACTTTCGATCAATACCATCCGCACACTGGCAATGGATGGCGTGCAAAAAGCGAACTCCGGACACCCTGGCATGCCGATGGGAATGGCTCCATCAGCGTATGTGTTGTGGACGCGCGTGATGCGCCACAACCCGAAAAATCCCAAGTGGGCCAATCGCGATCGCTTCATATTATCCGCCGGACACGGTTCGATGCTGCTGTACAGTTTGTTGCATCTGACCGGCTACGAAGACTTCACGCTTGATCAACTGAAAAGCTTTCGCCAGTGGGGCAGCCTGACGCCCGGCCATCCCGAATCGGAATTGTCCGCCGCAATTGAAACGACGACCGGTCCGTTGGGGCAGGGTTTTGCCAACGGCGTAGGCATGGCCATCGGCGCGGAATACCTGTCTGCGTATTTCAACCGCCCCGGCCAGGAACTTTTCGATTACCACATTTATGCCATCGTTTCGGATGGCGATTTGATGGAAGGCGTCGCCAGCGAAGCCGCTTCGATGGCAGGGCATATGAAACTTGGCCGCTTGATTTACCTGTACGACGACAACTCGATTTCGATTGATGGCAGCACCGGCTTGGCCTTTACCGAAGACCGCGCCAAACGTTTTGAAGCCTACGGCTGGCACGTGCAAACCGTCACGGATGCCAATGATTTGACGGCAATCGAATCTGCCGTCAACGCGGCCAAAGCCGATCCGCGTCCTTCGATCATTTGCGTCAAATCCGTCATCGGCTACGGCAGCCCGAACAAAGCCGGAAGCCAAAAAGCGCACGGCGAACCGCTCGGTGTTGAAGAAATCAAGCTGACCAAGCAAAACCTCGGCTGGCCTTATGAAGAACCGTTCACGGTTCCCGCCGAGGCGCTGGAAAACTTCCGCCAATGCATTGCTCGCGGCGCGCAGGACGAAGCTGCTTGGGGAGAAAAGTTTGCTGCATACGAAAAAGCGCATTCCGACAAAGCGCAGGAATGGCGCGATTGGGCGAGCGGCAAATTGCCCGACGGCTGGCAAGCGAAACTGCCCGTGTTTGCGCCTGACAAACCGATGGCCACGCGTGAAGCGTCGGGCAAGGTGCTCAACGCTATCGCTGCCAGCTTGCCGATGTTGCTCGGCGGTTCCGCAGATTTGCGCCCGTCGAACAACACCTTCCTGGAAGGCATGGGTGAGTTCCAGGCGGGCAATTACGGCGGTCGCAATTTCCATTTCGGCGTCCGCGAACACGCGATGGGTTCAGTGATGAACGGTATGGCGTTGACGCGTCCGCTGATTCCGTATGGCGGGACGTTTATGATCTTTTACGATTACATGCGCCCGCCCGTCCGGCTGGCCGCGATGATGGGCATTGGTCCGATTTACGTCTACACGCACGATAGCATTGGCCTTGGCGAAGACGGCCCGACGCATCAACCCATTGAACAACTCGCGGGTTTGCGCGCCGTTCCGAATATGACCTTGATCCGTCCGGCGGACGCCAACGAAACCGCCGTCGCCTGGCGCGTCGCCATCGAACATCGCCACGGCCCGACTGCGCTGGCGCTGACTCGGCAAAAACTGCCCGTTTACGACCGCACGAAATTCGGTTCCGCCGAAGGTGTCGCACAAGGAGCGTACATTCTGAGCGAATCTCCGACCGGCAGCGTAGACGTGATTCTGATCGGCACCGGCTCCGAAGTTTCGGTCACTGTCGAAGCCCAGGCCAAACTCGCCGAGGCTGGCATTGGAGCTCGCGTGGTGAGCATGCCCAGTTGGCAACTCTTCGACAAACAGCCCCTGGATTACCAGGAAAGCGTTTTGCCGCCGAACGTCACCGCTCGCGTTGCCGTTGAAGCAGGCATTTCGATGGGCTGGCAAAAATACGTCGGCGATGCTGGACAGGTGGTTTCGCTGGATCATTACGGAGCCTCCGCGCCATATCAAACGCTGATGGAAAAATTCGGCTTTACGGCGGATAACGTGGCGGCATGCGCAAAGGCCGTGCTTGGAAAGTAG
- a CDS encoding phosphoadenylyl-sulfate reductase, which yields MAAVKPITAREHEISLLADHFEGRNVEEVLEWAVARHSPKLVMTSNFGAEGVVLMDHLMRVAPETPIIYLNTGFQFDATDEVKERLRDRYKFNLIEARAVLSVEEQSKIHGERLYETNSDLCCRLRKVEPLQKALAGYEAWIAALRRDQSSTRASIKTVEWNTRNEMVKIHPLATWNRSQVWSYIVKHNLPYNRLYDDGYTSIGCQPCTRPVATGDHERSGRWAGSKKQECGIHLS from the coding sequence ATGGCAGCAGTAAAACCGATCACGGCTCGGGAACACGAAATCAGTCTTTTAGCCGATCATTTTGAGGGGCGTAACGTCGAGGAGGTTTTGGAATGGGCTGTCGCCCGTCATTCTCCAAAATTGGTCATGACGTCGAACTTCGGCGCTGAAGGCGTCGTGTTGATGGATCATCTGATGCGTGTTGCGCCGGAAACGCCGATCATTTATCTGAACACGGGCTTTCAATTCGACGCCACGGATGAAGTCAAGGAGCGGTTGCGTGACCGGTACAAGTTCAATTTGATCGAAGCCCGCGCTGTTTTATCCGTCGAAGAGCAGTCGAAAATTCACGGTGAACGGCTCTACGAAACCAACTCCGACCTGTGTTGCCGCCTGCGCAAAGTTGAACCATTACAAAAAGCGCTTGCCGGATACGAAGCCTGGATCGCGGCGTTGCGCCGGGATCAATCTTCCACGCGCGCAAGCATCAAAACTGTCGAATGGAATACGCGCAACGAAATGGTCAAAATTCATCCGCTGGCAACATGGAACCGCTCCCAGGTTTGGAGCTACATCGTCAAACACAACCTGCCTTACAACCGGCTTTACGACGACGGTTACACCAGCATTGGTTGTCAGCCATGCACTCGCCCGGTTGCCACTGGCGACCATGAACGCAGTGGGCGTTGGGCTGGCAGCAAAAAACAGGAATGCGGCATTCACCTTTCATAA
- a CDS encoding zinc ribbon domain-containing protein — translation MYCSSCGAALAKPTKFCNRCGAQLQVSKTDLEWEASEKRVKEKRLDEYLDGLFWITVFGLGFVLGGMVVLKKMDLSNWLIASYLVISSTAFLINLALSLWQIYGMTRKPEQTKFQDQLLEAPDTNELAPASGQPILEPALSITENTTHRLERVQKDVDS, via the coding sequence ATGTATTGTTCATCTTGTGGCGCGGCATTGGCGAAACCAACGAAATTTTGCAATCGCTGTGGCGCCCAGTTGCAGGTTTCGAAAACGGACCTCGAATGGGAAGCATCGGAAAAGCGGGTGAAAGAAAAGCGGTTAGACGAATATCTGGATGGGCTGTTCTGGATCACGGTGTTTGGCCTTGGGTTTGTCCTCGGTGGAATGGTGGTCTTGAAGAAGATGGACCTCAGCAATTGGCTGATTGCTTCTTATCTGGTCATCAGTTCGACGGCATTCCTGATCAATCTGGCGCTCAGTTTGTGGCAGATTTATGGGATGACCAGAAAGCCTGAGCAGACGAAATTCCAGGATCAATTGTTGGAAGCGCCCGACACCAACGAGCTTGCTCCTGCGTCAGGGCAACCGATTCTCGAACCTGCCTTGAGCATCACCGAAAACACAACGCATCGGCTGGAACGTGTTCAGAAAGATGTGGATTCATAA
- a CDS encoding bifunctional precorrin-2 dehydrogenase/sirohydrochlorin ferrochelatase, which produces MRYYPVYLDLKGRAVLVVGGGLIAEGKAIQLVEAGAQVRVVSPDLTPRLAALAERGQIEYRQDKFEIGDLKNVSLVISATNDQATNEKVARLAAKLGLLHNVVDQPALCSFITPALITRGDIQISVSTGGGSPSVAQRVKREIGELIGDEYGELLEIAAEMRAEAKRLIPDFEQRRKVLHAFVESQVIEILREGKREEARQMALRMLKAWQE; this is translated from the coding sequence ATGCGCTATTACCCGGTTTATCTCGATCTCAAAGGCCGCGCCGTGCTGGTGGTTGGCGGCGGTCTGATTGCTGAAGGAAAGGCGATTCAATTGGTCGAAGCGGGAGCGCAGGTGCGAGTGGTCAGCCCGGATTTGACGCCGCGCTTGGCAGCGTTGGCCGAACGCGGCCAGATCGAATACCGGCAAGACAAATTTGAAATTGGAGATTTGAAAAACGTCTCGCTGGTCATCAGCGCGACCAACGATCAGGCTACGAACGAGAAAGTCGCGCGTTTGGCAGCGAAGTTGGGACTGCTTCACAACGTGGTGGATCAACCTGCGCTGTGTAGCTTTATTACGCCTGCCTTGATCACGCGCGGCGACATTCAAATCAGCGTTTCCACCGGCGGCGGCAGCCCTTCGGTTGCGCAGCGGGTCAAACGGGAAATCGGGGAACTGATCGGCGACGAATACGGCGAATTGCTGGAAATTGCCGCCGAAATGCGCGCGGAAGCCAAACGCTTGATACCGGATTTCGAGCAGCGCCGCAAAGTGCTTCATGCGTTCGTTGAATCACAGGTCATTGAGATTCTGCGAGAAGGAAAGCGCGAAGAAGCCAGGCAAATGGCATTGAGGATGTTGAAGGCGTGGCAAGAGTAG
- a CDS encoding ABC transporter ATP-binding protein → MAQAMLNQLPETELYTESVPQTNDALVIRGLHKRFGSETVLDGLSFSIAEGESLVLLGPSGSGKSTTLRLIAGLDTPDGGEIFLHGRHVERLRARERNIGVIFQNYALFPRMTVAENIAFGLKIRGKKKPEREAKVKELLSLIGMTEHRDKYPRQISGGQQQRVAIARALAYAPELLLFDESFSALDPQTRTGLRREIRALLQKLKVPALFVTHDQDEAMELGDQIAILNKGRLEQIGTPKEIYNDPQSEFVATFLGAANVVEVCRSDGFVALDCRHCQGNSGEGTYNQLPPSVERVKIIFRPEDVVLTSAPALAEHQRHLGHGVVVDVNFTGATEAIRVKLLSLNQFGYSTSANCQLIGDSACDLIIKVLRTKWEAQRMPLKPRDKVGVWLRDHKTLSNYEN, encoded by the coding sequence ATGGCACAAGCAATGCTGAATCAATTGCCTGAAACCGAGCTTTATACGGAATCCGTTCCTCAAACCAACGATGCGCTGGTGATTCGCGGGTTGCACAAACGCTTTGGTTCCGAAACGGTGCTGGATGGGTTGAGCTTTTCAATTGCCGAAGGGGAGAGCCTGGTTTTGCTGGGACCGTCAGGCAGCGGAAAAAGCACCACGCTGCGTTTGATTGCTGGCCTGGATACTCCTGATGGCGGAGAAATTTTTCTGCACGGGCGGCATGTTGAACGATTGCGCGCGCGCGAACGCAATATCGGCGTCATCTTTCAAAATTATGCATTGTTTCCGCGAATGACCGTTGCGGAAAACATCGCGTTCGGATTGAAGATTCGCGGTAAAAAGAAACCTGAACGTGAAGCCAAGGTGAAAGAATTGTTGTCGCTGATTGGCATGACCGAACATCGCGACAAATATCCGAGGCAAATTTCCGGTGGCCAGCAACAGCGCGTTGCCATCGCCCGAGCGTTGGCGTATGCGCCGGAGTTGCTGTTGTTCGATGAATCCTTCAGCGCGCTGGATCCGCAAACGCGCACAGGATTACGCCGCGAGATCCGCGCTTTGCTGCAAAAACTGAAAGTCCCCGCGCTGTTTGTGACGCACGATCAGGATGAAGCGATGGAGCTTGGCGACCAGATCGCCATTTTGAACAAAGGTCGTTTGGAACAAATCGGCACTCCAAAGGAAATTTATAACGATCCGCAATCGGAATTTGTCGCTACCTTTTTGGGCGCTGCCAACGTCGTCGAGGTGTGTCGCAGCGATGGGTTTGTGGCTCTGGATTGCCGGCATTGTCAGGGAAATTCCGGCGAAGGAACATACAACCAACTGCCTCCGTCAGTCGAGCGCGTCAAAATCATCTTTCGACCGGAAGACGTTGTGCTGACTTCTGCGCCCGCGTTGGCGGAGCATCAGCGACATCTAGGGCACGGAGTGGTTGTGGATGTGAACTTTACCGGCGCGACCGAAGCCATCCGCGTCAAACTGCTGAGTTTGAATCAATTCGGGTATTCCACCAGTGCCAATTGCCAGTTGATTGGCGACAGTGCCTGCGATTTGATCATCAAGGTGCTGCGAACTAAATGGGAAGCCCAACGCATGCCGCTCAAACCCAGGGACAAAGTCGGCGTCTGGTTGCGTGACCACAAAACCCTTTCAAATTATGAAAACTAA
- a CDS encoding M15 family metallopeptidase: protein MKTKFLTGLTVFVLIGLAQAQSPSEPPKEKGKFRQADLVELIKLDPTIKLDIRYAKSNNFLGKPVYKEARAFLQRPAAEALVRINKRLHEKGYGLLVFDGYRPWAVTKVFWDSTPDDKKKFVANPAQGSRHNRGCAVDLSLYDLKTGQEIEMPSAYDEMTDRAYPNYKGGTDGQRQMRDLLRAVMEADGFTVFDIEWWHFDFNHWREYPILDISFDQIKSPAKK from the coding sequence ATGAAAACTAAGTTTCTCACTGGATTAACCGTTTTTGTGTTGATCGGCCTGGCTCAGGCGCAAAGTCCTTCGGAACCGCCCAAAGAGAAAGGCAAGTTTCGTCAAGCTGACCTGGTCGAATTGATCAAGCTCGATCCGACCATCAAACTCGACATTCGCTACGCCAAAAGCAACAACTTCCTGGGCAAGCCTGTGTACAAGGAAGCGCGCGCCTTTCTGCAACGTCCCGCCGCCGAAGCGCTCGTGCGCATCAACAAACGGCTCCACGAAAAAGGCTATGGATTGCTGGTGTTTGACGGTTACCGTCCGTGGGCTGTGACCAAAGTCTTTTGGGATTCCACGCCAGACGACAAGAAAAAGTTTGTCGCCAATCCGGCGCAAGGTTCTCGTCACAATCGCGGATGCGCGGTGGATTTATCTCTATACGATCTGAAAACCGGCCAGGAAATCGAAATGCCCAGCGCGTATGATGAAATGACCGACCGCGCCTATCCGAATTACAAAGGCGGAACCGACGGGCAGCGCCAGATGCGCGATTTACTGCGCGCGGTAATGGAAGCCGATGGCTTCACCGTCTTCGACATTGAATGGTGGCATTTCGATTTCAACCACTGGCGCGAATATCCCATCCTCGACATCAGCTTCGATCAGATCAAATCGCCTGCTAAGAAATAG
- a CDS encoding ABC transporter permease produces MNATTSNQPFSRQRTDPVRPFGIGFVVLAMMPLVILPLASIFFYGFNKGPIHFWEAVSAPAALYSLRLSLMTSSVATVCNVLFGIIAAYVMYKYSFKGSSALMIIISLPTAIPTAVAGVALLLVWGRSGIFGRLLEYTDYQVMFTTAAIVLANIFVTFPLAFGVIKPALDNLDPSFEAAAETMGANRWQTFLYVVLPSLRGAIITGALLTFARCIGEFGSTIMVSGNKAKTMTAPLYIYAKFNEAEVESATAIAAVLAVISFAVFSLILMTRNRLDK; encoded by the coding sequence ATGAATGCAACCACGAGCAATCAGCCCTTTTCCAGACAACGAACCGACCCGGTGCGTCCGTTCGGAATCGGTTTCGTCGTTCTGGCAATGATGCCGCTGGTAATTCTGCCTCTGGCTTCGATCTTTTTTTACGGTTTCAATAAAGGCCCAATTCATTTTTGGGAGGCTGTATCGGCGCCGGCAGCGCTGTACTCGCTACGACTGAGCTTAATGACCAGCAGTGTTGCCACGGTTTGTAATGTTCTGTTTGGGATCATTGCCGCCTATGTAATGTACAAATATAGCTTCAAAGGCAGTTCGGCGCTGATGATCATCATCAGTTTGCCGACGGCAATTCCGACTGCGGTGGCAGGCGTCGCCTTATTGCTGGTTTGGGGACGTTCGGGGATTTTCGGCAGACTGTTGGAATACACCGATTACCAGGTGATGTTCACAACGGCGGCGATTGTGTTGGCGAATATCTTCGTCACCTTCCCGCTGGCATTCGGCGTCATCAAACCGGCTCTGGATAATCTGGACCCCAGCTTTGAAGCTGCCGCAGAAACCATGGGCGCAAATCGCTGGCAGACCTTTCTGTATGTAGTTCTGCCCAGTTTGCGCGGGGCAATCATAACAGGCGCGCTGCTGACCTTTGCACGTTGCATCGGCGAATTTGGCTCGACGATCATGGTCAGCGGTAACAAAGCCAAAACCATGACCGCGCCGCTCTACATTTATGCAAAATTCAACGAGGCTGAAGTCGAATCTGCAACCGCAATCGCCGCCGTTTTGGCGGTGATTTCTTTCGCGGTCTTTTCGCTGATCCTGATGACGCGAAACAGACTGGATAAGTGA
- a CDS encoding RNA-directed DNA polymerase produces the protein MKKLVELSNEEARKHFLKGSSYFNGDMPSYISFEPILNDVETVLKDGNYLAFKSENPDDFPGVNYNFVANKDGKLAWRPYELMHPAIYVSLVNVICGSDNWGLITKRLSEFEGGAVECCSAPVMSLDHQTDVATQVKSWWQSVEQRSLAYSLEFSHVLHTDVTDCYGALYTHSISWALHGLPDAKKNRKKNSLLGNKIDSHIRASRYGQTNGISQGSVLMDFVAEIILGYIDEQIYDELGDPTDFRVLRYRDDYRIFANSDDRAEKVLKIISDKLRLVGMKLGVSKTFLSRNVVEGAIKPDKLAGIDLQDLGEANAKTIQKKLLRLHSFGQCFPNSGALRRLVGDFHSKLSEQSEKLDDLEVQVAIASDIGFVSPSTFPAVAGILSHLISLASGEEKSRLWTKVYNKMKRVPHNGYLEIWLQRVTKPKTVGIPFDSSERICKIVNGEIPELWESEWIGCKDLKDAMKVSKIVVGEASEAQEVIQPEEVALFKQNAWAY, from the coding sequence ATGAAGAAATTAGTTGAACTTTCAAACGAAGAAGCAAGGAAGCATTTCTTGAAGGGAAGTAGCTACTTCAATGGAGATATGCCTAGCTACATCAGTTTCGAGCCAATTCTGAACGATGTCGAAACAGTATTAAAAGATGGGAACTATCTTGCATTTAAGTCTGAAAACCCGGACGATTTTCCAGGCGTAAACTACAACTTCGTCGCAAATAAGGACGGCAAGTTGGCTTGGCGGCCATACGAGCTGATGCACCCAGCAATTTATGTCTCATTAGTAAACGTAATATGCGGCTCAGACAACTGGGGGCTTATCACAAAACGCTTGTCAGAATTTGAAGGTGGCGCTGTTGAATGTTGCAGCGCTCCTGTGATGTCACTCGACCATCAAACGGATGTGGCAACGCAGGTTAAGAGTTGGTGGCAAAGCGTTGAGCAGCGATCTTTAGCCTACTCTCTGGAGTTCAGCCATGTTCTTCATACTGACGTAACAGACTGTTATGGGGCTTTATACACACACAGTATTTCTTGGGCACTTCATGGTCTGCCAGACGCGAAGAAAAATAGGAAAAAGAATTCCCTCTTAGGAAACAAGATTGATTCACATATTCGAGCGAGTCGGTATGGGCAGACAAATGGCATTTCTCAAGGGTCTGTTTTGATGGATTTCGTGGCGGAGATCATACTTGGGTATATTGATGAGCAGATATATGACGAGCTAGGCGATCCGACCGATTTTCGAGTTCTTAGGTACCGTGACGATTACAGGATATTTGCCAATAGCGATGATCGGGCTGAAAAAGTACTGAAAATAATCAGTGACAAGTTGCGATTGGTCGGAATGAAGCTGGGAGTGTCAAAGACTTTCCTAAGTAGGAATGTTGTCGAGGGAGCAATCAAGCCGGACAAGCTGGCAGGAATTGATCTTCAAGACTTGGGAGAGGCAAATGCAAAGACGATTCAGAAAAAACTTCTGAGGCTGCATTCCTTCGGACAGTGTTTCCCGAATAGTGGTGCGCTTCGGCGCTTAGTCGGCGATTTTCATTCCAAACTTTCGGAGCAATCCGAAAAACTTGACGATCTTGAGGTACAAGTAGCAATTGCATCGGATATTGGGTTCGTTTCTCCATCTACTTTTCCTGCCGTCGCAGGTATTTTGAGCCATCTTATCTCCCTGGCTTCTGGTGAAGAAAAATCTCGGTTGTGGACGAAGGTGTATAACAAAATGAAACGTGTACCGCATAACGGTTACCTCGAAATATGGTTGCAGCGTGTGACCAAGCCGAAAACGGTCGGAATCCCATTCGATAGTAGTGAACGAATTTGTAAAATTGTGAATGGCGAAATTCCAGAACTATGGGAAAGCGAATGGATAGGGTGTAAGGATTTGAAGGACGCAATGAAAGTATCAAAGATTGTTGTAGGGGAGGCATCCGAAGCTCAAGAAGTGATACAACCTGAAGAAGTCGCGCTGTTCAAACAGAATGCCTGGGCATATTGA
- a CDS encoding DUF2283 domain-containing protein produces the protein MNKTRIQYFEQEDVFHLAITKKPESRSLELSPDITVELNDKDEMIGVEILNASKFLRDAVLESIQAKTLRVLEAEAA, from the coding sequence ATGAACAAGACTCGCATTCAATATTTTGAGCAAGAAGACGTATTTCATTTGGCGATTACGAAAAAGCCGGAAAGCCGAAGTTTGGAACTTAGCCCCGACATCACCGTCGAGTTGAATGACAAGGACGAAATGATCGGCGTTGAAATCCTGAACGCCAGCAAGTTTCTTCGGGATGCCGTGCTGGAATCCATTCAAGCAAAGACGCTCCGAGTGTTAGAAGCGGAAGCGGCTTAA
- a CDS encoding VIT family protein, producing the protein MPRSHRERHKTERIGWLRAAVLGANDGIVSTASLVVGIAASHASRNAVLVAGVAALVAGAMSMAAGEYVSVSSQADAEEADLSRERQELATDKAFEHDELALIYVARGLEPALASQVATQLMAHDALAAHARDELGITEHSTARPIQAAFASAGSFAVGALLPLLTVLVAPESSLVVTVSGLSLIFLAALGIVAAQTGGAPILKSTVRVTFWGALAMGLTAAVGALFGTAG; encoded by the coding sequence ATGCCAAGAAGCCATAGAGAAAGGCACAAAACAGAACGAATCGGGTGGTTGCGAGCGGCAGTGTTGGGAGCGAACGATGGAATCGTTTCGACGGCGAGTTTGGTGGTGGGCATTGCAGCTTCGCACGCGTCGCGGAACGCAGTCCTGGTTGCCGGAGTTGCCGCTTTGGTTGCCGGGGCAATGTCTATGGCTGCCGGAGAATATGTTTCGGTCAGTTCGCAAGCCGACGCGGAAGAAGCGGACCTGAGTCGTGAGCGACAAGAACTGGCTACGGACAAGGCATTTGAGCACGACGAACTTGCCTTAATTTATGTCGCCCGTGGGCTGGAACCGGCATTGGCCTCGCAAGTTGCGACGCAGTTGATGGCGCATGACGCATTGGCGGCGCATGCACGAGACGAACTTGGCATCACAGAACATTCCACTGCACGACCGATTCAGGCAGCGTTCGCTTCTGCCGGTTCGTTTGCGGTTGGGGCATTGCTACCGCTTTTGACAGTGTTGGTTGCTCCGGAATCGAGCTTGGTGGTTACTGTGTCGGGATTGTCCCTGATTTTCCTGGCGGCCTTAGGCATCGTCGCTGCGCAAACAGGAGGAGCGCCAATTTTGAAATCCACTGTTCGCGTGACGTTCTGGGGGGCACTGGCAATGGGATTGACTGCTGCAGTTGGGGCTTTGTTCGGAACAGCGGGTTAA
- a CDS encoding substrate-binding domain-containing protein, giving the protein MPNLLKHNLPTSGILFALFVLVLLFEVTGCRRRSASEENATIIMYGFSVAKEPLQAEIFPRFQKEWAEKTGQHINFESSFAGSEIVTNQLVMGVDADVALLSIERNAERLLRPDVTNSDWRKLPFNGIVNRTPIVIVTRAGNPKRIRDYGDLGKPGVGVILCDPTSSGAGNWALVAIYGSEQIKLEKATGRRDPEASLELLRRISRNIKATPESARAARALFEHNEGDALITYEMEALQMRDKGVPIEIVIPPATVMCEHPVVIIDHLMGSCRYALVELFVRSLWERPAQQAWTRARFRSVLEDLNTGFVPVEMPFKVADFGGWSRAYDDIIKGAWQQAVQSSR; this is encoded by the coding sequence ATGCCCAATTTGCTGAAACACAATTTGCCAACGTCAGGGATTTTATTTGCGCTGTTTGTGTTGGTTTTGCTTTTTGAAGTGACAGGGTGCCGTCGTCGGTCGGCCAGCGAAGAAAACGCGACGATCATCATGTATGGCTTTAGCGTGGCAAAGGAACCGCTACAGGCTGAAATCTTTCCGCGGTTCCAGAAAGAATGGGCTGAAAAGACCGGCCAACACATCAACTTTGAATCGTCTTTTGCTGGTTCGGAAATTGTCACGAATCAACTCGTCATGGGAGTGGATGCTGATGTCGCGCTTTTATCCATTGAACGAAACGCCGAACGGTTGCTTCGTCCCGATGTGACCAATAGCGATTGGCGCAAACTGCCCTTTAACGGCATCGTCAACCGAACGCCGATTGTCATTGTGACCCGTGCGGGCAATCCCAAACGCATTCGCGATTATGGCGATTTGGGCAAACCCGGCGTCGGCGTCATCCTGTGCGATCCGACTTCTTCCGGCGCGGGCAATTGGGCTTTGGTGGCGATTTATGGTTCGGAACAAATCAAGCTGGAAAAAGCGACCGGCAGGCGCGACCCGGAAGCTTCGTTGGAACTGTTACGGCGAATCAGCAGAAACATCAAAGCGACGCCGGAATCCGCTCGCGCGGCTCGCGCACTGTTTGAACACAACGAAGGTGATGCGCTAATAACCTATGAAATGGAAGCGCTGCAAATGCGGGACAAAGGAGTCCCAATTGAAATCGTCATACCGCCCGCGACAGTGATGTGTGAACATCCGGTGGTGATTATTGATCATTTGATGGGATCTTGCCGGTATGCGCTGGTGGAATTGTTCGTTCGCAGTTTGTGGGAACGCCCGGCGCAACAAGCCTGGACGCGCGCGCGGTTTCGATCCGTACTTGAAGACCTGAACACTGGCTTTGTGCCGGTCGAAATGCCATTCAAAGTCGCGGATTTTGGCGGCTGGTCAAGGGCATACGACGACATCATCAAAGGAGCCTGGCAGCAGGCGGTGCAGAGCAGTCGGTGA